agtgtgtcccaggagacatccacccatttacatagcgaggcgcggctcgcgcatgcgcagtagggaatagaGCAGTGAAgtctcttcacttcctgattccctcaccaaggatggcggcgggacagccgagacccgagtgattactcggcttcggctgccgacatcgcggacatcctggacaggtaagtgtccttattaaaggtcagcagctacagtgtttgtagctgctgacttaaaaaaaaatgtaagccggacctccactttaagcacattACAAACTGATAAATCTTCTTAGTACTGTCCACATCAGTTTGTAGCCTACACGGCTCAACACATTTTGCAGCTGACAGTGctacttttatacattttttatgcacTATAACAATAAAGTGTCTTATCTTTTTAAATAAGAAATGTAAATGTTATAGAAGTTTCACATgtggtgccttaaaagtccaaatGTTTACACCCCTAATTTGTTggagagtaactccacttttgttgagaaaaaaaacattcccctctgggtgatctactgtatgtacattgcaaggattttacgaaactttgttgcagattcctaccttttgttattctgaagaaatccctgtgtgtttcactgtgtccatgtggaaagtgtatctaatgggagtggtttcataattctaaatcagctgctgcacctgcagggctctgaggaggaaaattgcagggtctgcatccctttagacgtgatttacagaacctctgaccatctttttGCCTTTTTGATAAAGTTTATAGCATAGCAAGAGCTCATTGACCAAGCTTAGGAGACTATTTTTGGACTTACTGTATAGTTGCTTTGAACAATctgtaaacattatatatacgTTTGCTTTGCAGTAATGGGGAAAGCTGAGGGCTCTATGGCTCGAGAACAGTGGCATGGACATGTCACCGCAGTATCTGTGGCTCCTGAATTTCGACGTCTGGGCTTAGCCGCCAAATTAATGGAACTTCTGGAAGAGATTTCTGAGAGGTGACGGTCACCTTTTTACTATAATGCAGTGTGAGCTTTACTGCATATCAATCTTCCGCTAACTTGCTGACTTTTCTTTTCACTCAGGAAAGGAGGTTTTTTCGTGGATCTCTTTGTAAGAGTCTCCAATCAGGTTGCATTTAATACATATAAACAACTGGGATATAGTGTTTACCGGACAGTATTAAAGTACTATTCAACCAGCAGTGGTGAGCCAGATGAAGATGCCTATGGTAAGTAGTAAAGACATGGAGAATGATGGGAAAATGTCTGtttaaagggaatgtatagtagtttttttttcttgtttatgacAGTATTGTTTTTTTAGTTGGCTAAAAATACTACAAATTTATATTATTTAGCCTTCCATATAGCCAGTAGGTGGGGCTCTAATCTCCATTTTGCATTAGCATGATTTGTTTTTAGCCTTGCTGAAAGAAGCTGCCTGTTTTCAGAACTCAAAAGTGTCATCAAAGCAGCGACTTCTCCCTTAAACATATGTCAAAAAAAGGATAAACGAATGGGTCTTTTGTGAAGGTGCTACCTCGCGAAGAATAACAAATGGGCATATAAGTATTATTAGAAACATATTAATTGTAATGACATAATCAAAACGCTAGTATTTGAATTAAAATCTCAAATCATAAAGACAGGATCGTTGCATTTTCACATTAATACAACAATGTGATTTATAGTACACCTCATAATGACTAGTCCATGCCTAATGCATATAAaagtcagtgggctagattcaggtagctgcgccccttcttacggcggcgcagcgtatcgtatttatcgccgtaagtttgagaggcaagtgctgtattcacaaagcacttgcctcctaacttacggtggcgtagcgtaaatggggccggcgtaagcgcgcgtcattcaaatgattttgaggggggcgtgtttatgtaaattaggttgaccccgcatattttacatttttttacgaacggcgcaagcgccgttcgtgaaagaatcccagtgcgcatgctcaaaattacaacgcaaatcatcattgctttcgacgtgaacgtaaattacgtccagcgaacgacttacgcaaacgacgtaataaattcaaatttcgaagcgggaacgacgtccatacttaacattggctgtgccacctaatagcaggagcaaccttacgccgaaaaagcctaacgtaaacgacgtaaataaattgcgccggccgtacgtatgtGTGTGAatcggtaatttgcatattctactccgaaaacaacggaagcgcccctagcggccagcgtaatattgcacacaattatacgccgccgcattcaagttacgtcggcggaggaagcctactttttgagcgtatctgcctttgagaatcggcgtaacgatacgccggcccagatttgaaattacggcggcgtatctggagatacgccgccgtaacagctacctgaatctagccctttgtctaTACATATCAATGTATCACCACCAACAACATTTAGGACTGATCATGCAGTAGATTGATGCATTGATTATGGATGTGGTCATAGTTCTAAACATTTGGTTTCATCAGGAGAAGTGAGGTGATAACTTACTATAATGCAACCAAGTGAGTGCAGTCTGCCATTGCCAGTGGGTAGATTTTAATCGAAATAGAAAAGTTTTGATTATGCCAATAAAATTATTATAGTACTTATAAGTCTTTTGGTCATTGTTTGAGAGATAGCACCTTCACAAAAGTTCTATTATTTTTCTCCCTTTTTGACATATGATTTATTAAGGGATTACAGTGCTCGAGGGATCCACCAAAATACCCTTATGTACATAGTATAAATTAGGTGGTATACATCTTTCTTTAGACAGCTGAAtctgtctaatgccctgtacacacgattggttcgtctgatgaaaacggaccgatggaccacttttatcggacgaaccgatcgtgtgtgggccccatcagtttttttcccatcggtgaaaaaaaaatagaacctgttttacatttttcgtatggtgaaaaaaacgatagaaaaaaacgatcgtctgtggggaaatccatcggtcaaaaatccacgcatgctcagaatcaagtcgacgcatgctcggaagcattgaactttttctctgcacgtcgttgtgttttacgtcaccgtgttggaaacgatcggatttttaaccaatggtgtgtaggcaagactgatgaaagtcagcttcatcggatatctgatgaaaaaatccattggttcgttttcatcagacgaacacttgatcacacctgatgcacTGACAGCCTCAAATCTTGAGGCCCAGAAATGTCAAGAAAGTACAAATACTCCCCAAATTTccccttttggaaagtagacagtccaaggtatttagtaagaggc
The sequence above is drawn from the Rana temporaria chromosome 4, aRanTem1.1, whole genome shotgun sequence genome and encodes:
- the LOC120937766 gene encoding N-alpha-acetyltransferase 20-like; this translates as MTSLRPFICDDLFRFNNINLDPLTETYRIPFYLEYLSHWPEYCIIAEAPGGELLGYIMGKAEGSMAREQWHGHVTAVSVAPEFRRLGLAAKLMELLEEISERKGGFFVDLFVRVSNQVAFNTYKQLGYSVYRTVLKYYSTSSGEPDEDAYDMRKALSRDTEKKSIIPLPEPVKPEDVG